The following are from one region of the Prionailurus bengalensis isolate Pbe53 chromosome A2, Fcat_Pben_1.1_paternal_pri, whole genome shotgun sequence genome:
- the ZBTB7A gene encoding zinc finger and BTB domain-containing protein 7A: protein MAGGVDGPIGIPFPDHSSDILSGLNEQRTQGLLCDVVILVEGREFPTHRSVLAACSQYFKKLFTSGAVVDQQNVYEIDFVSAEALTALMDFAYTATLTVSTANVGDILSAARLLEIPAVSHVCADLLDRQILAADAGADAGQLDLVDQTDQRNLLRAKEYLEFFQSNPMNSLPPTAAFPWSAFGTSDEDLDATKEAVAAAVAAVAAGDCNGLDFYGPGPPAERPSAGDADEGDSNPGLWPERDEDAPAGGLFPPPVAPPATATQNGHYGRGGEEEAASLSEAAPEPGDSPGFLSGAAEDGDGDGPDADGLAASTLLQQMMSSVGRAGAAAAAGDSDDESRADDKGVVDYYLKYFSGAHDGDVYPAWSQKVEKKIRAKAFQKCPICEKVIQGAGKLPRHIRTHTGEKPYECNICKVRFTRQDKLKVHMRKHTGEKPYLCQQCGAAFAHNYDLKNHMRVHTGLRPYQCDSCCKTFVRSDHLHRHLKKDGCNGVPSRRGRKPRVRGGALGGPDPSPGAAAAPPGAAAPPGSPDGRRNGQEKHFKDEDEDEDEAGADGLSRLNVAGAGGGGGDGGAGATADGSFAAGLA from the exons ATGGCCGGCGGTGTGGACGGCCCCATCGGGATCCCGTTCCCTGACCACAGCAGCGACATCCTGAGCGGACTCAACGAGCAGCGGACGCAGGGCCTGCTGTGCGACGTGGTGATCCTGGTGGAGGGCCGGGAGTTCCCCACGCACCGCTCGGTGCTGGCGGCCTGCAGCCAGTACTTCAAGAAGCTGTTCACGTCGGGCGCCGTGGTGGACCAGCAGAACGTGTATGAGATCGACTTCGTCAGCGCCGAGGCCCTCACGGCCCTCATGGACTTCGCCTACACGGCCACGCTCACCGTCAGCACGGCCAACGTGGGCGACATCCTCAGCGCCGCCCGCCTGCTGGAGATCCCCGCCGTGAGCCACGTCTGCGCCGACCTCCTCGACCGGCAGATCCTGGCGGCCGACGCGGGCGCCGACGCCGGGCAGCTGGACCTCGTGGATCAGACCGACCAGCGGAACCTCCTCCGGGCCAAGGAGTACCTCGAATTCTTCCAGAGCAACCCCATGAACAGCCTGCCCCCCACCGCCGCCTTCCCCTGGTCTGCTTTCGGCACATCCGACGAGGACTTGGACGCCACCAAGGAGGCCGTGGCCGCGGCCGTGGCCGCCGTGGCCGCCGGCGACTGCAATGGCTTGGACTTCTACGGGCCGGGGCCGCCGGCCGAGCGGCCCTCGGCCGGGGACGCGGACGAGGGCGACAGCAACCCGGGCCTGTGGCCGGAGCGGGACGAGGACGCCCCTGCCGGGGGCCTCTTCCCGCCGCCCGTGGCCCCGCCGGCCACCGCCACGCAGAACGGCCACTACggccggggtggggaggaggaagcggCCTCGCTGTCGGAGGCGGCCCCCGAGCCGGGCGACTCTCCGGGCTTCCTGTCGGGCGCGGCCGAGGACGGGGACGGGGACGGGCCCGACGCGGATGGGCTGGCGGCCAGCACGCTGCTGCAGCAGATGATGTCATCGgtgggccgggcgggggcggcggcggcggcgggggacAGCGACGACGAGTCGCGGGCGGACGACAAGGGCGTCGTGGACTACTACCTGAAGTACTTCAGCGGCGCCCACGACGGGGATGTTTACCCGGCCTGGTCGCAGAAGGTGGAAAAGAAGATCCGGGCCAAGGCCTTCCAGAAGTGCCCCATCTGCGAGAAGGTCATCCAGGGCGCCGGCAAGCTGCCGCGGCACATCCGGACCCACACCGGAGAGAAGCCCTATGAGTGCAACATCTGCAAAGTCCGATTCACCAG GCAGGACAAGCTCAAGGTGCACATGAGGAAGCACACGGGCGAGAAGCCGTACCTGTGTCAGCAGTGCGGGGCGGCCTTCGCGCACAACTACGACCTGAAGAACCACATGCGCGTGCACACCGGCCTGCGCCCCTACCAGTGTGACAGTTGCTGCAAGACCTTCGTGCGCTCCGACCACCTGCACAGACACCTCAAGAAGGACGGCTGCAACGGGGTCCCCTCGCGCCGCGGCCGCAAGCCCCGCGTGCGGGGCGGGGCGCTCGGGGGGCCCGACCCCTCCCCgggggccgccgccgccccgcccggCGCCGCGGCCCCGCCCGGCTCCCCCGACGGCCGGCGCAACGGCCAGGAGAAGCACTTTaaggacgaggacgaggacgaggacgaggcCGGCGCCGACGGCCTGAGCAGGTTGAATGTAGCGGGTGCCGGCGGAGGGGGAGGCGACGGGGGCGCCGGGGCCACCGCCGACGGCAGCTTCGCGGCCGGACTTGCCtga